One Cucumis sativus cultivar 9930 chromosome 1, Cucumber_9930_V3, whole genome shotgun sequence DNA segment encodes these proteins:
- the LOC101208214 gene encoding uncharacterized protein LOC101208214, with protein sequence MGIVGWVYVALKPPSPKICGTPNGPQVTSPRVKLNDGRHLAYKEFGVPKEKAQYKIIVSHGYNASKDMHIAVSQEFMEEVKAYMVLYDRAGYGESDPYPSRSVKTEAFDIEELADKLELGSKFYVIGCSLGAYPIWGCLKYIPHRLLGASLVVPFVNYWWPSIPSTLSIQSFWKLPLCFKFTFGIAHYTPWLYYWWTKQKWYRSTGIEVLFTNSDLEILKDVVNCPTNFKEKIRQQGEYECLHRDVLVSFGKWEFDPTELTNPSTENKRSVHMWQGGADRVIPIEFSRFVAQKLPWIHYHEVPNAGHLIVHEGESLKAIIRALTAE encoded by the exons ATGGGGATTGTTGGATGGGTTTATGTAGCACTCAAACCACCAAGCCCAAAGATATGTGGAACACCAAATGGTCCTCAAGTAACTTCACCAAGAGTTAAGCTCAACGATGGAAGGCATTTGGCCTACAAAGAATTTGGAGTTCCTAAAGAAAAGGCTCAATACAAGATCATTGTTTCACATGGCTATAATGCTTCCAAAGATATGCACATAGCTGTTTCTCAA GAATTTATGGAGGAGGTTAAAGCATACATGGTCTTGTATGATAGAGCTGGTTATGGAGAGAGTGATCCATATCCATCACGCTCAGTAAAGACAGAAGCATTTGACATCGAAGAATTAGCAGACAAATTGGAGCTTGGAAgcaaattttatgttattggATGTTCATTGGGAGCATACCCTATATGGGGTTGTCTAAAATACATTCCACACAG ACTCCTAGGAGCTTCCTTGGTAGTTCCTTTTGTGAATTATTGGTGGCCTTCCATTCCATCAACATTGTCAATACAATCATTTTGGAAACTTCCTTTATGTTTCAAGTTTACATTTGGAATTGCACATTACACTCCTTGGTTATATTATTGGTGGACCAAACAGAAATGGTATCGATCAACGGGGATAGAAGTTTTGTTTACTAATTCAGATTTGGAGATATTAAAGGACGTCGTGAACTGTCCAACTAATTTTaag GAAAAAATAAGACAGCAAGGTGAATATGAATGTCTTCATCGAGACgtattggtttcttttggaAAATGGGAGTTCGATCCCACTGAATTGACAAATCCATCCACTGAGAATAAGAGATCTGTTCATATGTGGCAAGGCGGGGCAGATCGTGTCATCCCGATCGAATTTAGTCGTTTTGTGGCACAGAAACTTCCATGGATTCATTATCATGAGGTTCCGAATGCTGGCCATTTAATAGTTCATGAAGGTGAAAGCCTTAAAGCCATAATAAGAGCACTTACAGCTGAATAA